In a single window of the Tautonia marina genome:
- a CDS encoding serpin family protein, with translation MLGCFFLAIVCGLEPEDEPMDAVVRGNSQFALDLYGQLAQEPGNLFFSPYSISSALAMTLGGAAGETAEQMADVLHLTLPSDELHPAFGALNTRLLETKDDTGYQLDVANRLWGQQGYGFVPGYLALTRDAYDAELQTVDFARATEEARDEINSWVEDQTKGKIQNLIPPGVLDSLTRLVLTNAIHFKGDWAAPFLDQATRDAPFFLPGEDEVMVPLMNRRGSYRYGEGEDLKILELPYGKGDLSMVVLLPDTRDGLGALEAKLNAEQLDHWIAGLRRQEVAVALPRFSLSSQFTLNQALSKLGMSLPFQPGQADFSGMDGSRELYITAAIHKAFVDVNEEGTEAAAATGIVVGVRSALPSEPKVFRADHPFLFLIRDTHTGSILFLGRLTNPEV, from the coding sequence ATGCTTGGGTGCTTCTTCCTGGCAATCGTCTGCGGTTTGGAACCGGAGGACGAGCCGATGGATGCGGTCGTCCGAGGGAACTCACAGTTCGCGCTCGACCTCTACGGTCAGCTTGCCCAGGAGCCGGGCAACCTGTTCTTCTCGCCCTACAGCATCTCGTCGGCCCTGGCGATGACCCTGGGTGGTGCCGCAGGCGAGACGGCCGAGCAAATGGCTGACGTCTTGCATCTCACACTGCCTTCGGACGAATTGCATCCTGCCTTTGGCGCGCTCAATACCCGATTGCTCGAAACGAAGGACGACACAGGGTATCAACTCGACGTCGCCAACCGCCTCTGGGGCCAGCAGGGCTACGGCTTCGTCCCTGGCTACCTCGCACTGACCCGAGATGCGTATGACGCCGAGTTACAGACCGTCGATTTCGCCCGGGCCACCGAGGAGGCCCGTGACGAGATCAACTCATGGGTCGAAGACCAGACGAAGGGTAAGATCCAGAACCTCATCCCTCCCGGTGTGTTGGATTCGCTGACCCGCCTTGTCCTCACCAACGCCATCCACTTCAAGGGAGACTGGGCGGCTCCCTTCCTTGATCAGGCGACCCGCGACGCCCCCTTTTTCCTCCCTGGTGAGGACGAAGTCATGGTCCCCTTGATGAACCGTCGCGGTTCCTACCGTTATGGTGAGGGAGAGGATCTGAAGATCCTTGAACTCCCTTATGGGAAGGGTGATCTGTCCATGGTCGTCCTCTTGCCCGACACGAGGGATGGCCTCGGAGCCCTGGAGGCGAAGCTCAACGCCGAGCAGCTTGACCACTGGATCGCCGGGCTTCGGCGTCAGGAGGTCGCGGTGGCATTGCCCCGCTTCTCGCTTAGCTCGCAATTCACCCTGAATCAGGCACTGAGCAAGCTCGGAATGTCGTTGCCGTTCCAACCGGGCCAGGCAGATTTCTCTGGCATGGACGGCAGCCGAGAGCTGTACATCACGGCCGCCATTCACAAGGCTTTTGTCGATGTGAACGAGGAAGGAACCGAGGCCGCCGCGGCCACCGGCATTGTCGTGGGTGTGCGATCCGCCCTGCCGAGCGAGCCCAAGGTCTTCCGCGCCGATCATCCGTTCCTGTTCCTGATCCGAGACACGCACACCGGCAGCATCCTCTTTCTCGGTCGCCTGACGAATCCCGAGGTCTGA
- a CDS encoding DUF1501 domain-containing protein: MPGPRPSLSGLRLLDRRGFLSRTFDGLSGIAMASMLAQERLLAASEVSDRPQIDPKRPHAPRPPHFEPKAKNVIVVFVAGALSHVDTFDYKPDLIRYDGKPMPGNERLVSFQGENGNLAAPLWKFRPRGQSGKMTSDLLPHLGELADDLCFLHALTTKSNTHGPGENVMSTGFTTEGFPSMGSWLTYALGSENQELPSFVAIEDPRGMPQAGPNNWANGFLPAAFQGTPFSTTKPVSHLARPADLSVETDTAARDALLALNRDHAQQYPGDESLAARIASYELAARMQLSVPETTAIENEPDHILRLYGADDPEPIKAAFARNCILARRLVERGVRFIQLFNGAYASGGNLNWDGHSQLKEQYDRHGAILDQPVAGLIRDLKQRGLLESTLVVFCTEFGRMPMFQLGTYGRDHNPFGFTCWLAGAGVHAPFTYGETDPFGFKAEQNVTTVHDFHATILHLLGLDHTRLTYYHNGIERRLTDVHGNLITPILA; the protein is encoded by the coding sequence ATGCCCGGACCCCGGCCGTCACTCAGCGGTCTCCGCTTGCTCGATCGCCGCGGCTTTCTCTCCAGAACATTCGACGGGCTGAGCGGCATCGCCATGGCCTCCATGCTCGCCCAGGAGCGTTTACTTGCGGCCAGTGAGGTGTCCGACCGCCCCCAGATCGACCCGAAACGCCCCCACGCCCCTCGCCCTCCGCACTTCGAGCCGAAGGCGAAGAACGTCATCGTCGTGTTTGTGGCAGGAGCACTGAGCCATGTCGATACGTTTGACTACAAGCCGGATTTGATCCGGTACGACGGCAAACCGATGCCGGGCAATGAGCGGCTCGTCTCCTTCCAGGGAGAGAACGGGAATCTGGCTGCGCCGCTCTGGAAATTCCGGCCTCGGGGACAGTCGGGCAAGATGACCTCCGACCTCTTGCCGCACCTGGGCGAGCTGGCGGACGACCTTTGTTTCCTCCACGCCCTGACCACGAAGTCGAACACGCACGGGCCGGGCGAGAACGTCATGTCCACCGGCTTCACGACCGAAGGCTTCCCGTCGATGGGCTCGTGGCTCACCTATGCCCTGGGCAGCGAGAACCAGGAGCTTCCCTCCTTCGTCGCCATCGAAGACCCGCGCGGGATGCCGCAGGCCGGCCCGAACAACTGGGCCAACGGCTTCCTGCCTGCAGCGTTTCAGGGAACCCCCTTCAGCACGACCAAGCCGGTCAGCCACCTCGCTCGCCCGGCTGATCTCTCGGTCGAGACCGATACCGCCGCGCGTGATGCCCTGCTTGCCCTGAACCGCGACCACGCCCAGCAGTACCCCGGCGACGAGTCGCTTGCCGCCCGCATCGCCAGTTACGAGCTGGCCGCCCGCATGCAGCTATCGGTGCCCGAGACGACCGCGATCGAGAACGAGCCGGACCACATCCTTCGCCTCTACGGTGCCGACGATCCCGAGCCGATCAAGGCTGCTTTCGCTCGCAACTGTATCCTGGCCCGTCGCCTGGTCGAGCGAGGGGTCCGTTTCATTCAGTTGTTCAATGGTGCGTATGCGTCAGGGGGGAACTTGAACTGGGACGGGCACAGCCAGCTCAAGGAACAATATGATCGACACGGTGCAATCCTTGATCAGCCGGTCGCCGGCCTGATCCGCGACCTGAAACAACGGGGCTTGCTCGAATCAACCCTCGTTGTGTTCTGCACCGAGTTCGGACGCATGCCGATGTTCCAGCTCGGCACCTACGGCCGCGACCATAACCCCTTCGGCTTCACTTGCTGGCTCGCCGGGGCTGGGGTGCATGCTCCGTTCACTTACGGTGAAACCGACCCCTTCGGCTTCAAGGCCGAGCAAAACGTGACGACCGTTCACGACTTCCACGCCACCATTCTGCACCTGCTCGGGCTCGACCACACCCGGTTGACCTACTACCACAACGGCATCGAGCGCCGCCTGACCGACGTTCATGGCAACCTGATCACGCCGATTCTCGCCTAA
- a CDS encoding DUF1553 domain-containing protein, whose amino-acid sequence MPFRWCFAIALMISVLLPASVEAAARLDEPRETPSVSFERDVRPIIREHCLHCHGEEERPKAGLDLRFVRTMLDGGLTGEAIVPGDLEGSFLWHRVEADEMPPGDSKLTSDQKATLAAWIDAGAPTLRPEPEEIPPPGTAILSEEDTDFWSFRPIERPELPEVAHADRVRSPIDAFLLDRLEAEGLGYAPEADRATLIRRLSLDLTGLPPTPEEVHAFLHDEAPDAYDRLVDRLLASPHYGERWAQHWLDVIRWAETWGFETNTARPNAWPYRDWLIEAFNTDLPYDRFVFEQLAGDTIGIDAATGFLVAGPANLPGQIGKDEESMRQARQDELDEVVRTVGEAFLGLTVGCARCHNHKFDPITQRDYYTFQAVFSGLRYADRRFRGPENDRWMAQAAEVGETVARLREELDAERSSLGLQPPITPESHEERFEPIEARSLRIAVAATHNGGRASLEELEAWSAGAESVNVALADRGAKASASSFALENQTRHPDNLIDGKSIAEGYFPWISERPGPAWAQIDLPEAVTIDRIVWRRGFDGFPVAYEIEVRRPDGSWITVVDTSTRMVHEEDRRAAADITIDGLSSEEVERLVSLVSQIRDGKAEQGRLAAGPQVFAGSFGAPEPTYLLRRGDPMQRQEEVEPNTPTVLGSLELSSEAEDRQRREALARHLTSPDHPLTARVMVNRIWQHHFGTGLVSSPSDFGRMGEPPSHPELLDWLADEFIQSGWSVKHLHRVIVASSAFRQESTPRDEALAIDADARLLWRFPPRRLEGEAIRDAILLASGSLNRDMSGPGFDFFNQRGGLSDYIPVDHDDPSGWRRMIYAIKIRMQAVDVFGPFDCPDAGQMTPKRTQSITPIQALSLWNSTFIMRQAGRFADRVRADAGADLTAQIDRAVWLALSRPPTEVEAEQLLALGQEHGLDQVCRVLLNTNAFLLIE is encoded by the coding sequence ATGCCGTTTCGATGGTGCTTCGCGATTGCCTTAATGATCTCGGTCCTGCTCCCGGCCTCGGTCGAAGCGGCGGCCCGCCTGGATGAGCCTCGCGAAACGCCCTCGGTGAGCTTCGAGCGTGACGTTCGCCCGATCATCCGCGAGCATTGCCTCCACTGCCACGGAGAGGAGGAACGCCCGAAGGCGGGGCTCGACCTCCGCTTCGTCCGCACGATGCTCGACGGCGGCCTCACCGGCGAGGCGATCGTGCCCGGCGACCTGGAGGGCAGCTTCCTCTGGCATCGGGTCGAGGCCGACGAGATGCCCCCCGGAGACAGCAAGCTCACAAGCGACCAGAAAGCGACCCTTGCCGCCTGGATCGACGCCGGGGCCCCGACCCTCCGACCCGAGCCGGAGGAGATCCCGCCGCCCGGCACCGCGATCCTGTCCGAGGAGGACACCGACTTCTGGTCCTTCCGACCGATCGAGCGGCCCGAGCTGCCCGAGGTCGCCCACGCCGATCGCGTCCGATCACCGATCGACGCCTTCCTGCTTGATCGGCTCGAAGCCGAGGGGCTCGGGTACGCTCCCGAGGCCGATCGCGCCACCTTGATCCGTCGCCTGAGCCTTGACCTGACGGGATTGCCGCCGACGCCCGAGGAGGTGCACGCGTTTCTCCACGACGAGGCGCCCGACGCGTACGATCGCCTGGTCGATCGCCTGCTCGCCAGCCCGCACTACGGCGAGCGCTGGGCGCAGCACTGGCTCGACGTGATCCGGTGGGCCGAGACCTGGGGCTTCGAGACGAATACCGCCCGACCGAACGCCTGGCCGTATCGTGACTGGCTGATTGAGGCCTTCAACACCGACCTGCCCTACGACCGTTTCGTCTTCGAGCAACTCGCTGGCGATACGATTGGCATCGACGCGGCCACCGGGTTCCTCGTGGCTGGACCGGCCAACCTGCCGGGGCAGATCGGCAAGGATGAGGAGTCGATGCGACAGGCGCGCCAGGACGAGCTGGACGAAGTGGTCCGGACCGTCGGCGAGGCGTTCCTCGGGCTGACGGTCGGCTGTGCCCGCTGCCACAATCACAAGTTCGATCCCATCACCCAGCGCGATTATTACACCTTTCAAGCCGTCTTTTCCGGGCTCCGCTATGCCGATCGTCGCTTTCGGGGCCCAGAAAACGATCGTTGGATGGCCCAGGCCGCCGAGGTCGGCGAGACAGTCGCCCGACTCCGCGAGGAACTCGACGCGGAGCGGTCGTCGCTCGGCCTGCAACCGCCGATTACTCCTGAGTCGCACGAGGAACGCTTCGAGCCGATCGAGGCCAGGTCCCTCCGGATTGCCGTTGCGGCCACCCACAACGGCGGTCGAGCGTCACTCGAAGAACTGGAAGCCTGGTCGGCCGGAGCCGAATCGGTCAACGTTGCCCTGGCCGATCGCGGCGCGAAGGCCTCGGCCTCCAGCTTCGCCCTGGAAAACCAGACGCGGCACCCCGACAACCTGATCGACGGCAAGTCCATCGCCGAGGGGTATTTCCCCTGGATCTCCGAGCGTCCAGGACCGGCCTGGGCTCAGATCGATCTACCCGAGGCGGTGACGATCGACCGGATCGTCTGGCGACGCGGGTTCGACGGCTTCCCGGTCGCGTATGAGATCGAGGTGCGCCGCCCCGATGGCTCCTGGATCACCGTGGTCGACACGAGCACCCGGATGGTCCATGAGGAAGACCGACGCGCCGCGGCCGACATTACGATCGACGGCCTTTCGTCCGAGGAGGTCGAGCGCCTCGTCTCCCTCGTGTCGCAGATCCGCGATGGCAAGGCCGAACAGGGACGACTGGCCGCCGGCCCCCAGGTCTTCGCCGGGAGCTTTGGCGCACCGGAGCCGACTTATCTCCTCCGCCGTGGCGATCCGATGCAACGCCAGGAGGAAGTGGAGCCGAATACCCCCACCGTGCTCGGCTCGCTCGAACTGTCGAGCGAAGCTGAGGATCGTCAGCGCCGTGAGGCCCTCGCCCGGCACCTGACGAGCCCCGATCATCCATTGACGGCCCGGGTGATGGTCAACCGCATCTGGCAACATCACTTCGGCACCGGCCTGGTGTCGTCTCCCTCCGACTTCGGCCGGATGGGAGAACCGCCTTCGCATCCGGAATTACTCGACTGGCTGGCCGATGAATTTATCCAGAGCGGATGGTCCGTGAAACATCTGCACCGGGTCATCGTTGCGTCGAGCGCCTTCCGCCAGGAGAGCACGCCACGGGATGAGGCGCTCGCGATTGACGCGGATGCTCGCCTGCTCTGGCGCTTCCCCCCTCGTCGGCTGGAAGGGGAGGCGATTCGCGATGCGATCCTGCTCGCGAGCGGTTCCTTGAATCGGGATATGAGTGGTCCCGGATTTGATTTCTTTAACCAACGGGGTGGATTGTCCGACTACATCCCTGTTGATCATGATGACCCCTCCGGCTGGCGTCGGATGATCTATGCGATCAAGATTCGGATGCAGGCGGTTGATGTCTTCGGCCCGTTCGACTGCCCCGACGCTGGTCAGATGACCCCGAAGCGCACGCAGTCGATCACGCCGATCCAGGCGCTGAGCCTCTGGAACAGCACCTTCATCATGCGGCAGGCCGGTCGCTTCGCGGATCGGGTTCGGGCCGATGCCGGAGCGGACCTCACCGCCCAGATCGACCGGGCTGTCTGGCTCGCGTTGAGTCGACCCCCGACCGAGGTCGAGGCAGAGCAACTCCTGGCGCTCGGCCAGGAACACGGCCTGGATCAGGTCTGCCGCGTGCTCTTGAATACCAATGCGTTTTTGCTCATCGAGTGA
- a CDS encoding amidohydrolase family protein has product MTNRRRFLGSAAFLAACGTRMGRRVEASGDEGPAARQSEGDVPIIDTHVHLWDLDRFRLPWLEGGGPLARHYLPDDYREAAEGLNVVRGVYMEVDVDPAQHVAEAEFVVDLCRRGVEPLVGAVIGGRPASDAFGTYLDRFRDSPEVKGVRQVLHGGGTPPGTCLEPEFIRGIRLLGERGLSFDLCMRPGELRDGARLVDACPDTFFILDHCGNPNVQAADHSAWRDDLARLAERENLVCKVSGIVASANPETWTPDDLAPIITHVLDCFGPDRVVFGGDWPVCTRAASLRQWTEALKVVVADRSLVNRKKLFHDNAMRVYRLAD; this is encoded by the coding sequence ATGACAAACCGACGGCGATTCCTGGGAAGTGCGGCGTTCCTGGCCGCCTGCGGCACGCGGATGGGAAGACGGGTCGAGGCCTCGGGCGATGAGGGGCCGGCGGCTCGCCAGAGCGAGGGGGACGTGCCGATCATTGATACGCATGTGCATCTCTGGGATCTCGATCGCTTTCGGTTGCCCTGGCTGGAGGGAGGCGGACCCCTGGCCCGGCATTACCTGCCCGACGATTACCGGGAGGCCGCCGAAGGGTTGAACGTGGTCAGAGGGGTCTACATGGAGGTAGATGTCGACCCGGCGCAGCATGTGGCTGAGGCCGAGTTCGTGGTCGATCTCTGCCGTCGAGGGGTCGAGCCCCTGGTCGGTGCCGTCATTGGCGGAAGGCCGGCGTCCGACGCCTTCGGAACCTATCTCGATCGCTTCAGGGACAGCCCAGAGGTCAAAGGGGTCCGTCAGGTGCTGCATGGTGGGGGCACGCCGCCGGGAACGTGCCTGGAGCCGGAGTTCATCCGAGGCATCCGGCTGCTCGGGGAGCGGGGCCTGAGCTTCGACCTCTGCATGCGACCCGGAGAGCTGCGCGATGGCGCCCGGCTCGTGGATGCCTGTCCGGACACGTTCTTTATTCTCGACCACTGCGGGAATCCGAACGTCCAGGCGGCCGACCATTCCGCCTGGCGAGACGATCTGGCGCGGCTGGCCGAGCGAGAGAATCTGGTCTGCAAGGTTTCGGGGATTGTCGCCTCGGCCAACCCGGAGACCTGGACTCCGGACGACCTGGCCCCGATCATCACCCACGTCCTCGATTGCTTCGGCCCCGATCGCGTGGTCTTCGGGGGAGACTGGCCTGTCTGCACCCGAGCCGCCAGCCTTCGCCAGTGGACCGAGGCGCTGAAGGTGGTGGTCGCCGACCGCAGCCTTGTCAATCGCAAGAAGTTGTTCCACGACAACGCGATGCGCGTTTATCGTCTGGCCGATTGA
- a CDS encoding alkyl hydroperoxide reductase, with protein MKGWLLAAAAYNLVFGAWAVVFPSALFTWAGMEAPNYPELWQCIGMIVGVYGIGYAIAAFDPYRHWPIVLVGFLGKIFGPIGFAQALWQGSLPLKFGAILLSNDLVWWIPFALILWGAYQEGMRGRRESACPEVVEAT; from the coding sequence ATGAAGGGATGGCTGCTGGCGGCGGCGGCGTACAACCTGGTGTTCGGGGCCTGGGCGGTGGTCTTCCCGAGTGCCCTCTTTACCTGGGCCGGGATGGAGGCTCCGAATTATCCGGAGTTGTGGCAGTGCATCGGGATGATCGTGGGGGTGTACGGCATCGGCTATGCCATCGCGGCGTTTGATCCGTATCGACACTGGCCGATCGTGCTGGTCGGGTTCCTGGGCAAGATCTTCGGGCCGATCGGTTTTGCTCAGGCGTTGTGGCAGGGATCGCTCCCTTTGAAGTTTGGGGCGATCTTGCTCTCGAACGACCTGGTCTGGTGGATTCCCTTCGCCTTGATCTTGTGGGGCGCGTATCAGGAAGGGATGCGAGGCCGGCGGGAATCGGCCTGTCCGGAAGTGGTGGAGGCGACCTGA
- a CDS encoding DoxX family protein translates to MSGILAVAGVVHLIAPNVFMPAMPPYLPWHLTIIYVTGVLELAAALGLWVPRLRRLTAWCLVAYFVAILPAHVHVAWNGIEMFGIRDPVLLWGRLVFQAVFVAAAYRLTWKEEQR, encoded by the coding sequence ATGAGCGGCATTCTGGCGGTGGCCGGGGTGGTGCATTTGATTGCTCCGAACGTCTTCATGCCGGCGATGCCGCCGTATCTGCCTTGGCATCTGACGATCATTTATGTGACGGGGGTGCTGGAACTGGCGGCGGCGTTGGGGCTGTGGGTGCCTCGGCTGAGAAGACTCACGGCGTGGTGCCTGGTGGCCTATTTTGTGGCGATTTTGCCGGCCCATGTGCATGTGGCCTGGAATGGGATCGAAATGTTCGGGATTCGTGATCCTGTCCTGCTCTGGGGCCGCCTGGTCTTTCAGGCGGTCTTCGTGGCCGCGGCATACCGACTGACCTGGAAGGAGGAGCAGCGATGA
- a CDS encoding efflux RND transporter permease subunit: MYWLSELCVKRPVFAMMLITAFVVAGIAAFPQLGVDRFPNMDLPTVYVRTTYPGAASTEVESEVSQVIEDAVATVAGIDELRSISRDGQSFVIVTFDLNRNSDAGAQDIRDAVAGVLNLLPPGIDPPVVQKRDLDSSPILSLAVSGPRSAKELYLLADRSVKNVIESAPGVGEVTISGAEERAIRVEIDAPRLASHQLSILQVRDAIARQNAEVPGGLVDEGPRERALRTLGRVDTSEEFPELVVSTVNGRPIRLQDLGTVTDGTKEVRTAARLNGAPAVIIQVQRQSGENTVRVVEGVKARLERARAMLPPDVTLELIQDQSRYIVAALHEIESHLVVGSILACLTVLAFMRSWRSTIIASVAIPASIVATFAFMKMFGFTLNNMTMLALVLMVGVVIDDAIVVLENIFHCIEERGMDPYEAAIRGTREIGPAVLATTLSLIIVFLPVSFLSSVTGRMLYEFGITASVAILVSMLVSFSLTPMMCSKLLRPGMPDPEHPGSRRGFYGVIERSYLGLLGLAMRFRWLVLIVSVLVIASNITLYSYVKRDYIPTNVDESEFEIRVETGEGASLVSTDEAMRVAEEFLLAEPGVTTVLTTIGGWGSVNRGQMFVRLQDIESRTFSLGRLFQGLLRGDPGEAFRGNFSQQEKMVAVRERLKVVPGVRVSVRNLTSLRQGAPVDIDFSITGPDLIQLAAFADALKARAEEIPGIVDLTTTLQLDKPELLVDIKRERAAVLGVDVREIADTLRVAVGGDDRVSRYRDETVDDAYDVELRLVGVDRSDVQSISQLFVRANPSIDRRGVASAAREAPTEPVLTRIDNVVSFRIGNAAARIDRLDRQRMVAVRANVAPGYSLGGRIEALQAAAVEMGIPPEMETRVLGGGRELERTFDDFRWTFVLSFVFMYIVLAAQYEHLIHPFTILLSLPLAIPFGLLSLAWGGETLNVYSALGILVLFGVVKKAAILQVDHMNVLRAQSLDRYDAIIRANRDRLRPILMTTVAFVAGLLPLLIATGPGAEERRSIAVLTVGGQMMSLLLTLLAVPVIYSYLDDLSGLFRRRPAPARSEESSLEADRSEPVLSS; the protein is encoded by the coding sequence ATGTACTGGCTCTCCGAGCTCTGCGTCAAGCGGCCCGTGTTCGCGATGATGCTCATCACGGCATTCGTCGTGGCCGGCATCGCCGCCTTCCCCCAGCTGGGGGTCGACCGCTTCCCGAACATGGACCTGCCGACGGTCTACGTGCGGACGACCTACCCGGGCGCCGCCTCGACCGAGGTCGAATCGGAGGTCTCCCAGGTCATCGAGGACGCCGTCGCCACCGTTGCCGGCATCGACGAGCTCCGGTCGATCTCCCGGGACGGCCAGTCCTTCGTGATCGTCACCTTCGACCTCAACCGGAACTCCGACGCCGGCGCCCAGGACATCCGCGACGCCGTGGCCGGCGTGCTCAACCTGCTCCCCCCCGGGATCGACCCGCCCGTCGTCCAGAAGCGCGACCTCGACTCCTCGCCGATCCTCTCGCTGGCCGTCTCCGGCCCCCGATCCGCGAAGGAGCTGTACCTGCTGGCCGACCGCTCGGTAAAGAACGTCATCGAGTCGGCGCCGGGGGTCGGCGAGGTGACGATCTCCGGCGCCGAGGAGCGGGCCATCCGGGTCGAGATCGATGCCCCCCGGCTCGCCTCGCACCAGCTCTCGATCCTCCAGGTCCGGGACGCCATCGCGAGGCAGAACGCCGAGGTCCCCGGTGGCCTGGTGGACGAGGGTCCCCGCGAGCGTGCCCTGCGGACCCTCGGCCGCGTCGACACCTCCGAGGAGTTCCCCGAGCTCGTCGTCTCGACTGTCAACGGCCGGCCGATCCGCCTCCAGGACCTGGGGACCGTGACCGACGGGACCAAGGAGGTCCGCACGGCCGCCCGGCTCAACGGCGCCCCCGCGGTGATCATCCAGGTCCAGCGGCAGTCCGGTGAGAACACCGTCCGGGTGGTCGAGGGGGTCAAGGCCCGGCTGGAACGAGCCCGGGCGATGCTCCCCCCGGACGTGACGCTTGAGCTGATCCAGGACCAGTCCCGCTACATCGTCGCCGCCCTGCACGAGATCGAGTCCCACCTGGTCGTGGGCAGCATCCTCGCCTGCCTGACGGTGCTGGCGTTCATGAGGTCCTGGCGATCGACCATCATCGCCTCGGTGGCAATCCCGGCCTCCATCGTGGCCACGTTCGCCTTCATGAAGATGTTCGGGTTCACCCTGAACAACATGACGATGCTGGCGCTCGTGCTGATGGTCGGCGTGGTGATCGACGATGCCATCGTGGTGCTGGAGAACATCTTCCACTGCATCGAGGAGCGCGGGATGGACCCCTATGAGGCGGCCATCCGGGGGACCCGGGAGATCGGTCCGGCGGTGCTGGCGACGACCCTCTCGCTGATCATCGTCTTCCTGCCCGTCTCGTTCCTTTCCAGCGTGACCGGGCGGATGCTCTACGAGTTCGGCATCACGGCATCGGTGGCCATCCTCGTCTCGATGCTCGTCAGCTTCAGCCTGACCCCCATGATGTGCAGCAAGCTGCTGAGGCCCGGCATGCCGGACCCCGAGCACCCCGGCTCCCGCCGAGGATTCTACGGCGTCATCGAGCGAAGCTACCTCGGCCTGCTTGGCCTGGCGATGCGGTTCCGCTGGCTGGTCCTGATCGTCTCGGTCCTGGTCATCGCGTCGAACATCACCCTGTACAGTTATGTTAAACGAGATTACATCCCCACGAACGTGGACGAGTCGGAGTTCGAGATTCGGGTCGAGACTGGGGAGGGGGCCAGCCTCGTCTCCACCGACGAGGCGATGCGGGTGGCCGAGGAATTCCTGCTCGCCGAGCCGGGCGTGACGACCGTGCTCACCACCATCGGCGGGTGGGGATCGGTCAACCGAGGCCAGATGTTCGTGAGGCTCCAGGACATCGAGTCGAGGACTTTCTCCCTCGGACGACTCTTCCAGGGGCTGCTCAGAGGGGATCCGGGGGAGGCATTCCGGGGGAACTTCAGCCAGCAGGAAAAGATGGTCGCCGTCCGCGAGCGCCTGAAGGTCGTCCCCGGGGTGCGCGTCTCGGTGCGGAACCTGACCTCGTTGCGCCAGGGGGCCCCGGTCGACATCGACTTCTCGATCACCGGCCCCGACCTGATCCAGTTGGCCGCCTTCGCCGACGCCCTGAAGGCACGAGCTGAGGAGATCCCGGGCATTGTCGACCTGACGACCACCCTGCAACTCGACAAGCCGGAGCTTCTGGTCGATATCAAGCGGGAGCGGGCCGCCGTGCTCGGCGTCGACGTGAGGGAGATCGCCGACACGCTCCGCGTGGCCGTTGGCGGCGACGACCGCGTCTCCCGGTACCGCGACGAGACGGTTGACGACGCCTACGACGTCGAGCTGAGGCTCGTCGGCGTCGACCGGAGCGACGTCCAGTCTATCTCGCAGCTTTTCGTGAGGGCCAACCCCAGCATCGATCGCCGGGGGGTCGCCTCGGCCGCCCGGGAGGCTCCTACCGAACCGGTCCTGACCCGGATCGACAACGTCGTCTCCTTCCGGATCGGCAACGCCGCCGCCCGGATCGACCGCCTCGACCGCCAGCGGATGGTCGCCGTCCGGGCCAACGTCGCCCCCGGCTACTCGCTCGGCGGCCGGATTGAGGCTCTCCAGGCCGCCGCTGTCGAGATGGGCATCCCCCCCGAGATGGAGACCCGAGTCCTCGGCGGCGGCCGGGAACTGGAGCGCACCTTCGACGACTTCCGATGGACCTTCGTCCTCTCATTCGTTTTTATGTATATTGTGCTCGCCGCGCAGTACGAGCACCTGATCCACCCCTTCACCATCCTCCTCTCGCTGCCGCTGGCCATCCCCTTCGGCCTGCTCAGCCTGGCCTGGGGCGGGGAGACGCTGAACGTCTACTCGGCGCTGGGGATCCTCGTCCTCTTCGGTGTGGTGAAGAAGGCGGCAATCCTGCAAGTCGATCACATGAACGTGCTCCGGGCTCAGAGTCTCGATCGGTACGATGCGATCATCCGGGCCAACCGGGACCGCCTGCGGCCGATCCTGATGACCACCGTCGCCTTCGTGGCGGGCCTGCTGCCGCTGCTCATCGCCACGGGGCCGGGGGCCGAGGAACGACGGTCGATCGCCGTGCTGACCGTCGGCGGCCAGATGATGTCGCTGCTGCTCACCCTGCTGGCCGTCCCGGTCATCTATTCCTACCTGGATGACCTCAGCGGGCTGTTCCGTCGTCGACCGGCCCCGGCCCGGTCCGAGGAGTCGAGCCTCGAGGCGGATCGGTCAGAACCGGTCCTGTCCTCCTGA